The genomic region tgtgttaaaaatgtaaaagattggatgacaaataattttctccaattaaattcggataagacagagatattaattattggaccaaaaaacaccacacagaatcttgtagattacaatctgcagctagacggatgtactgttacttcctctacagtcagaaatctgggtgttatattggacagcaatttgtcttttgaaaatcagatttccaatgttacaaaaactgcattcttccatcttagaaacattgccaagctacgaaacatgttatctgtttctgatgcagaaaagctagttcatgctttcatgacctctagactggactattgtaatgcacttctaggtggttgtcctgcttctgcaattaacaagctacaggtagtccaaaatgcagcagctagagtccttacgaggtcaagaaaatatgatcatattaccccaattttacagtctctgcactggctacctattaagttccgtatcagttacaaattatcattacttacctataaggccctaaatggtttagctccagcATACCTAACTAGcattctaccacgctacaacccatcacgcaccctaaggtcacaaaacgctggacttttggtagttcctaggatagcaaagtccactaaaggaggtagagctttttcacatttggctcccaaactctggaatagccttcctgataatgttcggggttcagacacactctctctgtttaaatctagattaaaaacgcatctctttcgccaagcattcgaataatgtatctcttaaatctatgtatgtatgtatgtatcgtatgtctctattttgtttctatgttttgccacgggatttacatcccgtggtaactaggatttacacaagctccagtctggatccagaacacctgagaagagatgatgctgaccctcagaggaccacagatgatgctaaccttgaatcaacaaacagaactaacaattattgctacatgtgtgattgcatcatataataactattaattaataatattgatagttcatcatctagccgactacgtcttgtattattattattattttaaatttttactaaaatcctgtcaaacgtgcacaaactactagctactactaaatattgtagaaacataattttctgtaaagttgctttgtaactatttgtattgtaaaaagcgctatacaaataaacttgaattgaattgaattgaatataattccacatgtgttaattcatagttttgatgccttcagtgtgaatctacaattttcatagtcatgaaaataaagaaaactctttgaatgagaaggtgtgtccaaacttttggtctgtactgtgtatatatatatatatatatatatatatatatatatatatatatatatatatatatatatagatgcataatcaaaaatgaagttttgatatttacagttggaaatatacaaaatatctgcatgtaacatgatctttaatatcataatgatttttgtcataaaagaaaaatcaaattttgaccataaaatttatttttggctacaaatataccccagcaacttaagacctACTTACTGTAACATTTTGTAGCATGCTTTGCGTTTTGTAGATACTGAGAATCAGCTTATCACATTTTGCTCATTTCCTGTGTGGAGTTTGAAACTGTTTTAGTGAGACTAAAAAAAGATCAAAGAGAAAGCAAGGTTACAGTTCATTTTTGCCATCAGCAGGCTATGGTGAGTCAAAGAGAGAGGAACAATATATAAAAGACTGCTcacatatatagatatacatacgtatatgtgtgtgtatgtatatgtgtgtgtgtgtgtgtttatagccgGTCAACTGTTCTGTTCTGATAGGTATAAAAATACAACCTTTCAAATATAATATGTTTTCTAAATTGAGATGTATgtatcatatgaaagctgaataaataagctttccattaatgtatggtttgtgaggatatgacaatatttggccgagatacaaatatttgaatatctggaatctgagggtgcaaaaaaaatctaaatattgagaaaatcgcctttaaacgtatccaaatgaagttcttagcaatgcatattactaaatcataaattaagttttgatatatttatggtaggaaatttacaaaatatcttcatggaacataatctttactcaatatcctaatgatttttggcatgaaagaaaatcaatacaatgttttttttggctattgctggctatcccagtgacttaagaccagggtcacatatgttgaCACCATCTTGTTTCAGAAATGTTTTGATGCACTGTTTCACATCCTTCTTGCATTGAATTTCATCAGTTCCTCTCTTAAATTTTGTTTCTTTATATAGACAGAAAGAAAGATGGGGGTgggcgtttaaaaaaaaaaatatatatatatacattgacaAGTGTGTATAGCTGTCGTAATTTTTTGGTACCCTCTACTAATTTACAGTTAAAAAGCATCTGCTTTTTTCTAAGTGTTTGAAAGTTGAATAGCTCCTTTGGGAATTGAGTCTAAATTCTGTAAATGCAAGATGTGGAAGATATTCCAAACAGATAAACTGCAGCCCTAGCATCATTTCTGTGTTCTGCCATTTAACTGTTATCTTAAAATAACTAACCCCAACTATCCTTGTTAATTTCTTACtcgttaaaaaaagtttaacatacaaataatttatattgtaatgataaaaccttcctaatcatcgggaagaaggaggcgggaaccggtggacaaacaaataaagaatttaataacaaaataaacacaaaacagcgcaacagcccctcgctgacaactgtcgcgcacaaataaaaagcaaacaaaaactaaaacccaggcctggtcctctctcgtccttcactgtcgtcgctccagttttatatccttccatctcctccgtgggactcgagaccggtgggtcgaacaggtgtcgttcatctccaatcactccaccggcctcgctttgttcccacgtctctcggccccgccccactcgtcacatacccccatcgcctctcgcaggccggggggtacccacgagactgcgctctacccccctcctccctccgggggggactgcTCACGGGGActtgcgggaacctgggggtaggacagacgaggcgagagaaaaggagatggaaggaggagcgacagagacgagagaggggagagaggagaaaaaataaaaaaataaaattccggttcccagacgcactgctgctcggccctccaccagctgggtgatctcctccacggtgcatggtggtggcactggacggccctcggcggacggcacgacactcttCTGCCGCCCGGTggatggcgacggctcctccgattttgggcagccggcaggagtcccctgtTCCCTGCCCCTCCGGATGCCTTCACGGAGGCAGAAGGCTCTGGCctcctggcgaacggcgccgactcctccgctccctcacggacggcagccgcccctccacatcacgggcggccagcagcgagctcgcccgtccctggcaactcagcgcctcgagcgtccatggtggcacacttcctcgcctgctcgatggcaccgcagaTTCACCAGTGCGGCGAGGGAttttcagcagcgcgtccctccttctcccgggtttcggcacaactgtaacgataaaaccttcctaatcatcgggaagaaggaggcgggatccggcggacaatcaaataaagaatttaataacaaaataaacacaaaacagcacaacagCCCCTCGCAGATGACTGTagccacaaataaaaagcaaacacaaactaaaacccaggcctggtccttcactgtcgtcgctccagttttatatccttccatctcctccgtgggactcgagaccggtgggtcgaacaggtgtcgttcatctccaatcactgtagtagcttatcagtggtaactgtcagtttatgtgcatatggcagaaatgtacaaaaaaaaatcaaagacgtaatcaaacagatgatgaacactattaacagcaattattatgatgcaatcaaacttgtagcaatatttgttagttctgtatgttgtttcagggttagcatcatctgaggacCTCTGAGGGGatgacatcatctcttctcaggtgttctggatccagactgaagcaaacaaatagagacataattagcctAGCTGCTGTTCCggccaagtaaaattaatttgtttaacccaaggtGAAGAATAACAATGCGCTTTGGATCAGATATAACTGATaactagatttaaacagagagagtgtgtctgaaccccgaacattatcaggaaggctattccagagtttgggatcCAAATGCTAAAAAAGTTCtatctcctttagtggactttgctatcttaggtactaccaaaagtccagagttttgtaacctagcatgatggattgtagctaaaccattaagggccttacaggtaagtaataataatttgtaactgatacggaacttaataggaaACCAGTGCAGAGATTGTAAAATTTGGGTAATACGATCATATTTTCTTAACCTATTAAAAAGACTCTaggtgctgcattttggactacctgtagcttgtttactgaagatgcaggacaaccacctagaagtgcgttacaatattcctgtctagaggtcatgaatgcatgaagtaGCTTATCTGCATTAGAAACAGGTaacgtttcgtagcttggcaatgtttctaagatggaagaatgcagtttttgtaacatgggaaatatgatttaacaacaagatttttgactgtagagaaaGTAAcagtctagttgcaaattgtagtctactagatgctgtgtactgttttttggtccaataactaatatctctgtcttatgctaatttaataggagaaaattatcgGTCATCCAAtcctttacatttaatttaattttttatttaaatttttttttttacatttcaacacACTCTGTTTCATTCTAAAGGTTGAATTTGAGTGGATAGCAGTATCCAGCAGACTCCAGGCACATGAATGTCACCATGATTTCATTTAAACCCTTTGCCTCACATATTGTCCACTGTTTGTGTTAAATCTAGAAGGGAAACTGCTGCGTAAAGGAAGTGTTGTGTCATTTGGTTAAACTCTGCTGCTTCCTTTTCCTCTTTTGTCATTCCTTGAGTTGAGAGCAAACTTAAGTGTTTTCAGAACAAGGGTACGGCACAAGAAAATAACTGATATTACTTTGAACCTCAACTACGTGCATTTATTTGTTCCTGTTGAACGGGATCCAAGGAAACGTTGAGGTTATCGAATGGAAACTACTTTAACTGAAGCATGGTGGCTTGCAAAGTCATCTATTGAGTAATTTCTATGGTCCTCTGACTTTATTGGTGAGTCTTGCTTGTTTTATTTCGGATCCATTGACTCTGTTGTGCCAGCATTATGAGCATCTATATCTCAGCGATTTGCGGGGTTCTAATTCATGCCGTTGGGTTTGAAGTAAAGAAGACAACACCAACTTTTTCTGTAGCAATGCTAAAGTGACGCCAGCATTTTATCTAGAAGTGTCTAGAAGACCTTTCAGTTCTGTAACCATCTAGTGCCACATTCAAAGACTCAACATAAATTCCAGCGACGCTCACCATGAGGGTGGAGAGTTTATTACTGGCATTGCAATGCCTGTTGGGATTTGTACACTACAGCGGAGGATTGTCAACATGCAGTTCTTTAGACCTAGAGCTAATAAAGAGAAAGCGAATCGAAGCGATTCGAGGACAGATTCTCAGCAAGCTACGACTGTCTAAAGAACCAGAAGTAGACGAGGAAGAGGAGTTACAAAACGTCCCAGCAGAGCTCATCTCAGTATACAACAGCACCGTGGAGCTAAATGAGGAGCAGGCGTTGCCTCTTGAACAACCCAGAGAAGATCCTATGGAGGAGGAATACTATGCTAAAGAGGTTCACAAATTCACCATGAAACTGAGTGAGTGGATCTGTCCTTTCTTTGTTGTCTGTCGATTCTTAAATGATTACAGTGCATTATTTAAATGGATAAAATGCCATGTGCCCAATGATTTCCTCAGACAACTGAGGGTGCGTGCAAATTATCTAACCACAAACAGGAAGGAAGGCTGCTAAGAGAACGCTAATGAAGTGACTTAGAGCCTGAGAGTTCCTTGGTAAACTATAGTATCACTCAACTCCAAACATCTCTTGATATGTTATTGTTTCTTAAAGCCTTATTTGCATGTAAAAGACAACATTGCACTTGTTTGGTGGTGTTTTGGTGTCTGTCATGAACTTATAAAACCACTGACAATGACAATAGTCACTTGGATTGCTACACACGCACACCCACGTGCCTAAATACAGAGCCCCGTTGTAGTTATACAGCTCTtgcattaaatgcataaaaaaaacatccTTTGTTCTCCACTTTTTCCTTCTTGCTGTGCTCCATTCAAACAGTGTCATATTTCCAACATTTTTGCTTTCTATTTTATCACCAGAACAGGGAACCCCAGACAAGTTATTGTTCAACATCACAGATATAAGCCACACATTGGGTTTAAACTGCACAATCTCCCAGGTGGAGCTCCGTATGCGCATCATGAGTTTTTCAGGTGTTACAGAGCAGAGACTGGAGCTGTATCAGGGCACTGGGAACAAGTCGCGCTACTTGGAATCACGCTTTATTTCTGACCAAATGGCAAGCAAATGGCTAACGTTTGATGTGACAAAGACCATGAAGGACTGGCTCCAGAGAAATGGTGAGAATCAGTGCTGCCTGCCAGATAAGACGTGTTTTTGTGAGAAACTACCGTCTAATGTCAAATTAACATAGCATAGAAAGTAGCTAATTTAAAACCCATCAAATGGCAAACAACTGTATGTAGTCATTAAAATCTTAAATAtcataatttgttacatttattgtactaaaaaaagtattttatataagTTTCTAATCTGAATTTAGCTGTGTCCCACATTTTGCATTCAACCTTAAAACATAACTTTTCCCTGATACAGAAAAATCCTTAAAAAGATGTCTAACGATTTTTCCTCCATCACTTCAGAATCAAATAAAGATTAAGACTTTTTCCTTTCCTGGTCATGTTTATTAATAACTACAACACTGTGTTATTGTAAACTATAcctaaaaatcatatttaaaatagtttgtgGTAATTTAAAATATTGAGCTGAAAAATGGAAATAtgtcataaaaaatgtttttgaagtgcTAAAATGACtacaactgaaataataataaatggaagctaaacagaaataaataaattatatatatatatatatatatatatatatatatatatatatatatatatatatataaaccaatgaaaactaataaaatgacaaaagcacaaaattaattaatttaattaataatgcagtaaaatggaaaatataaaaataaaaactagtttaaaatattattaaataataatactaatacataatactaaaataaaactgctgcAAACTAAAATTGGCAGAATTTGCAAActtgtttcatttttgtgtgtagttctttttgcatttacattttaatcttacatttaaaaaaaaatctatttaaaattgtATCTATTTAATTTTCAGGttgatgtaatgtttaataatataattataaaaatatttacatgatgATATCCTGAGGATGATGTCTAACATTTTGAAGGTTAATCTACAGTGGTGTATctgtttaaaataagtgtttattacatATATGTAATGTATACATTATAAACAAAAATAGAACTTTCTATAAAATTTGTTTCATAGAGGCAGAACAGGGATTTCAATTGAAGATGGCAGATAACTGTGACCCTTCGACTACATTTCCACTCAAAATAGCAGGTTTGTGAATTTAAATTCAAATgctgtgttgatgttgatggaatAAGCTAATATTGCTCTTTGTGTTTGCAGGTTTGTTAACTACAAGAGGTGATACAGAAACCTTAGCAGACCATATGCCAAAGCCTCacattttggtcatgtcacttcCTCTTGATGGCAGCAGCTCATCAAAATCTCGCAGAAAACGTCAAACTGAAACTGATCAAGTTTGTACCGAGTAAGCTTTTTATGAGTAAACATAAAGTAAAACGGATATTCTTTACTCTTTCTATATCAAAAGCCTTACACAGTGTGCCATCTTCCTGTTAAATGCAGTAAGTCTGACAGCTGCTGTGTCAGAAGTCTGTACATTGACTTCCGCAAAGACCTGGGCTGGAAGTGGATACATGAACCTTCTGGCTATTATGCCAACTATTGCACTGGCTCTTGCTCTTTCGTCTGGACTTCAGAAAATAAATACTCACAGGTAGCAATCAGGACTGACAGATGCTTTGAAATGTTTTAGAACTGGACTGACCAAAAATATGGGTCTGATTTTGTCTGATTTTCTTTGCCTACAGGTTCTTGCGCTGTATAGGCATCACAATCCTGGTGCATCTGCTCAACCCTGCTGTGTACCTCAGGTTCTAGACCCACTGCCCATCCTTTACTATGTGGGCCGGCAACATAAGGTCAGAATAGATTTTACTGACATTTTTGATGTCATCAGTGGTCAACAGAAATATCAACTAAATAATGCTTGCTATAACTTTCCCCAGGTAGAACAACTGTCAAATATGATTGTGAAGACCTGCAAGTGTTGCTGAAAGACATCTCTATTTGGTTCTTGTGAGCAAAATCAAGAGAGGAACATTTTGAAGCAGGAGTAACCCAGTATTTTTTTAGGAGGATTTTATTCCTGTTTTTTTGGTCCTTTTCATTTTACTTGACTCCGCTGTATCACACTTAGATGTACTGATACTGTTGTACATCTATGTTGATGATACATGTGCTGTACATGTTGTCATAAAAGTGGCAATACTCATTGTTTGATTTAGAGGTATTAACTATtatttaacagaaaatcaaattgtGACTTAAAATTTTCATCACAGTTCGATGTAGATTATTCTGAATAAAAGTTAGCATTTAAAAACTATTGGACACATGTTTACTGTATTAAGTGGAATATATATCTCCATTCTGTGCAGACTGTTTATATCTGTACTTGCATTGCTAACTTAATTATGCTGTTGACACTGAAAAACCTTCCTTGATTTTTaatacagtatctatctatctatctatctatctatctatctatctatctatctatctatctatctatctatctatctatctatctatctatctatctatctatctatctatctatctatctatatagctCTATCTATCATTGAGCTGGTAATCAGATGGTAATCAGAAAGAAATGCTTTCATCCTTAATTGTCTTCCCtattttctttttccagaaaaatattaatgTGACAAATGGTTACAGGGTTGAAGACTGTAACACATTTGAAGGGATACATTGCCTTCAATTcgaattttcagttttgtttctcTCTCGTATTGTCCCCTTCTTTCTGGGTCAACATATCAGCATGCCCAGCACTGTCTTTCTGCAACTAATGTGGGTGCAATTTCTGATGTGGGTTGCTTGTCAAAGTGGacatattacaacccgaattccggaaaagttgggacgttttttaaattttaataaaatgaaaactaaaggaatttcaaatcacatgagccaatattttattcacaatagaacatagataacgtagcaaatgtttaaacagagaaattttacacttttatccacttaattagctcatttaaaatttaatgcctgctacaggtctcaaaaaagttggcacgggggcaacaaatggctaaaaaagcaagcagttttgaaaggattcagctgggagaacatctagtgattaattaagttaattgatatcaggtctgtaacatgattagctataaaagctttgtcttagagaagcagagtctctcagaagtaaagatgggcagaggctctccaatctgtgaaagactgcgtaaaaaaattgtggaaaactttaaaaacaatgttcctcaacgtcaaattgcaaaggctttgcaaatctcatcatctacagtgcataacattatcaaaagattcagagaaactggagaaatctctgtgcgtaagggacaaggctggagacctttattggatgcccgtggtcttcgggcgctcagacgacactgcatcactcatcgtcatgattgtgtcaatgacattactaaatgggcccaggaatactttcagaaaccactgtcggtaaacacaatccgccgtgccatcagcagatgccaactaaagctctatcatgcaaaaaggaaggcatatgtgaacatggtccagaagcgccgtcgtgtcctgtgggccaaggctcatttaaaatggactatttcaaagtggaatagtgttttatggtcagacgagtccaaatttgacattcttgttggaaatcacggacgccgtgtcctccaggctaaagaggagggagaccttccagcatgttatcagcgttcagttcaaaagccagcatctctgatggtatgggggtgcataagtgcatacggtatgggcagcttgcatgttttggaaggctctgtgaatgctgaaaggtatataaagtttttagagcaacatatgcttccctccaaacaacgtctatttcagggaaggccttgtttatttcagcaggacaatgcaaaaccacatactgcagctataacaacagcatggcttcgtcgtagaagagtccgggtgctaacctggcctgcctgcagtccagatctttcacctatagagaacatttggcgcatcattaaacgaaaaatacgtcaaagacaaccacgaactcttcagcagctggaaatctatataaggcaagaatgggaccaaattccaacagcaaaactccagcaactcatagcctcaatgcccagacgtcttcaaactgttttgaaaagaaaaggagatgctacaccatggtaaacatgccccgtcccaactattttgagacctgtagcagaaatcaaaattgaaatgagctcattttgtgcataaaattgtaaactttctcagtttaaacatttgctatgttatctatgttctattgtgaataaaatattggctcatgtgatttgaaagtcttttagttttcattttattaaaatttaaaaaacgtcccaacttttccggaattcgggttgtacatcaaATATTGTATTTGTAACAAAAATAGTTGTCATGATTTTGGTAAGTATATATTTACTGAAACCAATAcaattttatagtttttaaattaaattattaatatatttaataaataactcAACCCTGTCACAGGTTTACAACCTAGAAACAATTAGAAATCTATTATTTGGGTTGTAGTTAagtgttttttccccctcaaatGGCCACTGCTCCTCGTGTAGTGTAGGAGAGCAGATAAATGGCAACAATACAATAAGTACATTATACACACCTATGGattacaattaaatgtaataaaaaaaattcatcttAATTTTATGTATCTACAATATGCctcaaaatttgaataaaaagtaTGATAGACCTATTGCTTACCATTTCCTGCACCGCTATTAAAGATACCTGAATGATGTTGTTTTGGATAAATTATGTCACATAGGTTTGTTATAAGACATAAATAGAAATaaagtatttatacatttaaatgcactaattgtttttatgaattattatggTCATACAAAAGTATTGTGAAAAgcttttaataattcatttttggTCAATCACAACTTCAAAAAGTCTGAAGGACCCAACAGGAGGTAAAGAGTTTGAGGATATTCTTTAGAAATTGTCCtatgctgccatctagtggaacAACTGGAGTGaagctattttagtattatttgcaCTTTCCATAAATGAATGGACATGAATACAGGTTCTTCGACATGATTCTAAAGTGATTAGATATTTGTTATAAAAGATATTCTGACATTCTTAACTCTGAATATGGAATTCCAGCTCCAATAATTATTACACTTGCAAGTGATTGTGTTGCAGGCTTTTCCTGTCCTCATGCTAATTAATTTACACAGATATCTATGGCGCCCTCTATTGGATACATATGTACCAtacaatttaattacagttaaaaaCAGAGCGATTgccttataaataattaataaatatattaaaattgccttataaataataaatataattatttaattaataataaataattatgggGAGTTATTTTAATGCTACtaaacatacatacaaacatttatttaaaaatgtaaaaagggaAATAAGTaatattgttgctgttgttttttttctctcaatgaaAACATCATTGACtttagtaatgcaatattgtgagAATGATCATGAGAGTGGGGATTTTGAGTCAAACGCTGTGTTTTATTACATATGCCAAACTGTAATCTGCCAGTTGGTAGAGTAATAGTTAAGATACATTACAAAAATCCTATATTACATTCTCTGCAGTGATAACTACTTTCTGCTGGCCAATATGGTTTAAGATACTGTACCTTTTAGCACTGGTTACATTACCAGTTTATTAGCTAGATTGTTTTACAGATTGCTTTATGATGGCTTTGATTTCTCAAGAGCAGAGTTTGAAACAAAACATCACTGGTGTTTTACGTCATGTGATCAGAAGTGTTGAGGTGGGTATGTCTGTGGATTGGGCACTGTAATTGCAGAGCACAATAATCAGTATTCTATAATACAGTAAATAATTCTCTGTTGAATGCTTTGAGTATCCTAAAAAAAGCACATGACTTAAGGAGAAATAACCTTTGAGCATGAAGAATGTGAAGGCAGTCAGTCTTACTACCAATAATTTAAATGGTTACAATTTAAGAGCACAAGT from Carassius carassius chromosome 47, fCarCar2.1, whole genome shotgun sequence harbors:
- the LOC132130581 gene encoding transforming growth factor beta-1 proprotein-like, whose amino-acid sequence is MRVESLLLALQCLLGFVHYSGGLSTCSSLDLELIKRKRIEAIRGQILSKLRLSKEPEVDEEEELQNVPAELISVYNSTVELNEEQALPLEQPREDPMEEEYYAKEVHKFTMKLKQGTPDKLLFNITDISHTLGLNCTISQVELRMRIMSFSGVTEQRLELYQGTGNKSRYLESRFISDQMASKWLTFDVTKTMKDWLQRNEAEQGFQLKMADNCDPSTTFPLKIAGLLTTRGDTETLADHMPKPHILVMSLPLDGSSSSKSRRKRQTETDQVCTDKSDSCCVRSLYIDFRKDLGWKWIHEPSGYYANYCTGSCSFVWTSENKYSQVLALYRHHNPGASAQPCCVPQVLDPLPILYYVGRQHKVEQLSNMIVKTCKCC